The Thermacetogenium phaeum DSM 12270 genome segment GTTGAAAATTAAAGACTAAAAATAAAACCACATTTCTCCATCCTCTGATTACAATCCTCTTAAATTTTAGCACCTCATAACGTTTTGTCAACGAATTTTTATTTATTTACCAATAGCCTTCTTGTTAAATTCCTTCTTTACTAGACCCTTGGCAGATATCAGAGAAAAAGGTCAGCGGGGACATTTTATAAAGATGCCTCCTGTTCTCTGATAACAATGTAGAATAATGTTGCAGCAGGGCAGATCATCGCCGTCGCTGCAGCAACAATTCCCGAATCATTGAAAACAAGGGCGGCAAATGCGGCTATCAACCCTCCACTCAGACCCGCAGCAACCGCCGGATTTTCCGTCAGCAATCTCCTGAAAATCCCTACCGGCCTGTAGAACAGAATCCCCAGGGTAAGCAATGTCCCGAGGAGAACGCGTGTCCAGATGGTGTACCTGATCAGCTTGTAGTTCATGCTCAATTTTCTAATAACCATGCTCCTGAAGGCCTCCGCACCATCGGCATGCAGCGAAAAGATAAACTGTCCGAAATGAGAGCGCCCCTCAGGTGGCCTCAGAAAGTCAACCAAGAGCACTCCTCCTCCAAATAATCCCGCAAGTAAAAAGCCAATACACACTTCGCGCAGGCGTAAGCGAATGCCCAACAGCCTAAAATAGGTATAGCTGAAGGCAATTGCGGCTGCCAGCGAACCGCCGAAATTGCTGCCCCACTGTGGCAAACCCAGCACCAGCAACACCAGCAAAAAGAAAAGACCTACCAGAACCCGGGGCCACAACGGATAATCCCGCAAACGCTGAAGAAGAAGGGCGTGTCCGATGATAGTGGCTCCGAGGAGAATCCCCATGTACTCGTTTCCAATCCCGTAATACCGCGCACCGGCCATGGGATCATAGCTCAATACAGAGTATCTCTGCAGCTCCCCTCCTGTTACCGTGTCCAAAAGCAGCACGCCCACCGTAGCCAGGCAGAGAATAATCAGGGGATCAAAATCCTTGTTTCCCGCCAGGCAGATGCTGAGCACTGCGAGAAGAACATCGAGCAGCAGGAAGAGGCAGAGATAGAGCCAGATATTAGTAATGGGGAAAAAGCCGACCAAGAGGAGGGCCAACGGTGCGGCAATCAACCCGAGCAGGAAAGGAGTAAGGTGCACCACCTTTCGGGGATCGAACAACATAAAAAAGAGCAGGCCGGCCAGCACCAGCAAATGAAGAACAACATAGCCCCTAACCAGGGAAGGACGGAGAAGAGAAGCAAAAACCGTCCTTTTTTCTATTTCCAGCATCTCGGCCGTATTATCGGACACGGGCTCTACACGCCAGGGGCGACCAATAGAGGAGGAATCAAGGGATGCGCCCAAATAGGAAGCAATACTTGGTGCAATATCGCATAAGGTAACGATACCGGGCCTCCTGGTCGTGGGGGTGGTTAAAAGGCCGGTTGCCGTTCCCTCCCCACGGACGGCAATAAATCCAAAGAGCCTTTTTTGACTGACGGCCTGGGCGTTGGGAGTTGTCGAGGTGATATATACCTGGCTGCTATTCAAATCAACCTCCTTCATCAGCCATCCAATGAAGGCATCATATTCTCGCAGAATTTTCTCCCTTTCCTGGTGGTAGACGGCAGGACTGAGGTATTGGCTGGTCTGCTCCAGGCGAACAAGATCCCCCAGTTCGATCACGATAAAATGGTGGTGCTGCATGAGGCTGATAATTCTCTTTTTTACGGCATCATAATCGAGACGATAGCCCAATGGATCACGCGGGTCCTCCAGTAAGATCTCCTCCGATACATCTCCAGCGTCAATGATACCCCGTCTGTCCATGGCGATTACGGCCGCCGCCCGCTGCGGCATCGACTTGCCGGGAACGTCTGCATTGCCGACAACTGCCGTCTTAAGTCCGGCCTCGTGTAAAGAATCGCCCAGAGTTCCGGGCTCTGCCGTTATTTCATCCTTAATATTGGCCCACTGGATATACGGAAGGTCAAGAACAACAACATTTTCCGGACGCGGAGTAATCCCCGTTCTCGCCTGAAAGATCAAGAAAGGATCTTCGTTCCTATAAGATTCACCGGCACCGAAAGCCAGGGGTTCGGCAGGAGTACACAGAGCGGTGTTCCCCGAACTGATGGTAGCAGCTGCGTTCTGTCTGTTGCGAGCACCTGCAGTATTCGTGTTGAGAAGAGCAACGCCCCCCTTTTCAAAGAATTCACGAAGGTTGGGGAGATCAGCGAGTTGAATTTCTTCGGGCAGCAAATAATCACAAACAACAAAGATAACCCGGCGCTGGCTGTCGCTCTGATCAGACCAGGCAAAATCCGGGTTAAGCACTATAGTCAATGTCATAATAAAGAAAAAAAGCAGTTCTTTTAAGGTGCGATCGAACATTTCGGCCTTCCCCATTTATTGCCTACCCTTGAGGACTATTTCATAAACCTCCGCCGTTCCGGCGATCATTTGTTCACCGGTAAAACGCCTGGCGACGAAGTCTCTCCCCCTTCGGCCGAGATTGCTGGCAGCAACCCGTTCGCTGAGCAGGGAAACAATCACCGCTCCCATGGCCTTGGCGTCCCCCGGGGGCACCAGGAATCCCGTCCTTTCATGCTGAATCAGATCTCGCAGCCCGCCGACGGAACTGGCAACCACCGGTCGCCCAGCGGCCAGAGCTTCCAGGCAGAATATCGAAAACCCCTCAGAAAGAGAAGGTACCGCTACCACATCCAACAACGACAACAGCTCCCTGACATCGCTTCGGTAACCGGTGAAAATCACCCTCTCTGCCAGGTTCAGTTCAACGGCGAAACGCTGCAAAGATCCCCGTTCCGGTCCGTCTCCCACTATTAATAAATAAACCGGGCCGTATTCTTTGTCAATATATTTTAGTGCCTCCAGTAAAATCCTGACCCCCTTCTGCGGTTCCAGGCGGGCAACTGTGCCGATAACGGGCCAATTGCCGTTAATCCCCAGCTGCTCCCGCAAAGCCGTGCGAGCAACACCGACTGGAAAATAGCCCACATCCAGACCGTTGCAGACAACGGAGATCCTGTCTTCTGGAAACCACCCTAACCTCTCTATTTCCTTTTTGAGCGCATTAGAAACCGTAATCAGGTGTGACTGCTGCATTCTTGCAAGAAGCGCCAGAAAAACACGATAGGCCCAAAAAAAAGGGGTGCCGGGTTTCGGGAAATTGTGAGCAGTTGCCACAACTCTTCTACAGCCGGCTAACAAGGCTGCCGTAGCCCCAATAATCCCTGCCAGGATCCCATGGGTATGCACCAGATCAATATCATAGGCACCGATTAACCGGCTCAGGCTATAGATGACGTGCCAGTTTCGGAAGGGGTC includes the following:
- a CDS encoding glycosyltransferase family 4 protein, with amino-acid sequence MAVRVLHVVRPVKGGMRKHLEMLFRGLDPERYFLYLASSESELFSELRPFIKGEFFLPISETWDPFRNWHVIYSLSRLIGAYDIDLVHTHGILAGIIGATAALLAGCRRVVATAHNFPKPGTPFFWAYRVFLALLARMQQSHLITVSNALKKEIERLGWFPEDRISVVCNGLDVGYFPVGVARTALREQLGINGNWPVIGTVARLEPQKGVRILLEALKYIDKEYGPVYLLIVGDGPERGSLQRFAVELNLAERVIFTGYRSDVRELLSLLDVVAVPSLSEGFSIFCLEALAAGRPVVASSVGGLRDLIQHERTGFLVPPGDAKAMGAVIVSLLSERVAASNLGRRGRDFVARRFTGEQMIAGTAEVYEIVLKGRQ